The following proteins come from a genomic window of Rhodoligotrophos sp. CJ14:
- the gloB gene encoding hydroxyacylglutathione hydrolase: protein MAPIEIYQVPCLEDNYCALVHDPHSKVTAAIDAPDAKTISAALRERNWTLTHLFCTHHHVDHTGGILHLKRQFGCMVYGPKREATKIPELDVEVSEGDRIDFGGHLVEIIETPGHTIGHIAYHFPGDKVVFVADTLFPLGCGRVFEGTMEQMWWSLSKLMALPGDTVIYCGHEYTAANARFALTVEPENQALQDRAQEIARKRERGEPTVPTTVTLELETNPFVRPNSPAIRARLGLVGHSEAEVFAELRRRKDSF, encoded by the coding sequence ATGGCACCGATTGAGATATACCAGGTCCCGTGCTTGGAGGACAATTACTGCGCGCTGGTCCACGACCCGCACAGCAAGGTGACCGCCGCTATAGATGCCCCGGATGCAAAGACGATCTCTGCTGCGCTCCGCGAGCGGAACTGGACCTTGACCCACCTGTTCTGCACCCATCATCACGTGGACCATACCGGCGGCATTCTGCACCTGAAGCGACAATTTGGCTGTATGGTTTACGGGCCAAAGCGCGAGGCGACCAAAATCCCCGAACTGGATGTCGAAGTCAGCGAGGGTGACCGGATCGACTTCGGCGGCCATCTGGTCGAGATTATCGAAACACCGGGACATACCATCGGACATATCGCCTATCACTTCCCCGGAGATAAGGTGGTCTTCGTTGCCGACACACTTTTCCCGCTCGGATGCGGACGCGTGTTCGAGGGCACAATGGAGCAGATGTGGTGGTCCCTGTCCAAGCTGATGGCGCTACCGGGTGATACCGTGATCTATTGCGGCCATGAATATACCGCCGCCAATGCGCGTTTCGCGCTGACGGTCGAGCCGGAAAACCAAGCCTTGCAGGACCGCGCCCAGGAGATCGCCCGCAAGCGCGAGCGGGGCGAGCCGACGGTTCCAACCACCGTGACACTGGAGCTCGAAACCAATCCCTTCGTGAGGCCGAATAGTCCGGCGATCCGCGCGCGCCTCGGCCTGGTAGGCCATTCGGAGGCGGAAGTTTTCGCCGAGCTGCGCCGGCGTAAAGACAGCTTCTGA
- a CDS encoding NAD(P)/FAD-dependent oxidoreductase translates to MMLADIAPVASDDILPERTDVVVIGGGIIGTSLALFLAERNVSVVLCEKGRIAGEQSSRNWGWCRQMGRDPREIPLIIESLALWRQMNDRLGEEAGFRTTGILYLATTEEDVARHEQWLQHARSYQLDSQLIGTERVAELLPQSVKRWKGALYTPSDGKAEPFIAAPAIARGARRAGAKIFTNCAVRGIERQAGHISGVVTEKGRIACSQVVLAGGAWSSLFCGSLDVRLPQLKILSSVLRTTPIEGPAPSAWGPGFAYRKRADGGYTVAHGGLISPELVPDSFAFFSDFLPTLQLEWKSIRPRLSGRFFEEWNTPRRWALDQISPFEKTRIFDPRPRSGELNAALANLRQVFPLFQDARVTDSWAGYIDVMPDAVPVISGVDSIPGFFVATGFSGHGFGIGPGAGRLMADLVTGSTPIVDPSPFRFSRFNDGSKISLYGRH, encoded by the coding sequence ATGATGCTTGCTGACATAGCGCCAGTTGCTTCTGACGATATTCTTCCCGAGCGCACCGATGTGGTGGTGATTGGTGGCGGGATCATCGGCACCTCGCTCGCACTGTTTCTCGCCGAACGCAATGTCTCGGTCGTGCTGTGTGAAAAGGGGCGGATCGCCGGGGAACAATCGAGCCGGAACTGGGGCTGGTGCCGGCAGATGGGCCGCGATCCCCGCGAGATCCCACTCATCATCGAATCGCTTGCCCTGTGGCGTCAGATGAATGACCGCCTGGGGGAGGAAGCCGGCTTTCGCACCACTGGCATTCTCTATCTCGCGACAACCGAGGAAGATGTGGCGAGGCATGAGCAATGGCTGCAGCATGCGCGATCGTATCAGCTCGATTCGCAGCTCATCGGAACGGAACGGGTCGCTGAACTGCTGCCTCAGTCGGTCAAGCGCTGGAAGGGAGCGCTCTATACGCCGAGCGATGGCAAGGCCGAACCCTTCATTGCCGCACCGGCCATTGCCCGCGGGGCGCGGCGCGCCGGCGCCAAGATCTTCACCAATTGCGCTGTGCGCGGGATCGAGCGTCAAGCCGGCCACATCTCCGGTGTCGTCACGGAAAAGGGCCGTATCGCCTGTTCTCAGGTGGTGCTCGCCGGTGGCGCCTGGTCGAGCCTTTTCTGCGGATCGCTCGATGTGCGGCTGCCGCAGCTGAAGATTCTTTCCTCCGTCTTGCGGACGACGCCGATTGAGGGACCAGCGCCCTCTGCCTGGGGACCGGGCTTTGCCTATCGCAAGCGCGCGGATGGCGGCTATACGGTGGCGCATGGCGGTCTCATCTCGCCTGAGCTCGTCCCGGACAGCTTTGCCTTCTTCTCGGATTTCCTGCCGACCTTACAGCTTGAATGGAAGTCGATCAGGCCGAGGCTGAGCGGCCGGTTTTTCGAGGAATGGAACACGCCGAGACGCTGGGCGCTCGATCAGATCAGCCCATTCGAGAAGACGCGCATCTTCGATCCAAGGCCGAGATCGGGCGAGCTGAATGCCGCTTTGGCCAATCTCCGCCAAGTTTTCCCTCTGTTCCAGGATGCGAGGGTGACCGACAGCTGGGCAGGTTATATTGACGTTATGCCCGATGCGGTCCCGGTCATTTCGGGCGTCGACAGCATTCCGGGATTCTTCGTGGCAACGGGCTTTTCCGGCCATGGGTTTGGCATCGGGCCAGGTGCCGGCCGGCTGATGGCCGATCTGGTTACGGGATCAACCCCGATCGTTGATCCCTCACCTTTCCGTTTTTCGCGCTTCAACGACGGATCGAAGATCTCGCTCTACGGCCGGCACTGA
- the hisC gene encoding histidinol-phosphate transaminase: MSVQDGGPRPQAGILDIAAYVPGKSKATGGSKTYKLSSNETPLGPSPKAIETYRACADELHLYPDGAASGLRHAIATHYGLNPDHIVCGAGSDEVLNLIAQAYLGPGDEGIFSRHGFLVYEIAIRGAGAIPVVAPETDLTTDVDHILERVTPRTKAVFVANPNNPTGTYLPFEEIKRLHAGLPSNCLLVIDAAYSEYVRQNDYSSGLELVATSPNVVMTRTFSKVYGLAALRLGWAYCPPAIAGVLNRIRGPFNVSTPAQAAGIAALEDKAHIEKAVAHNDQWRPWLTEALTALGLKVTPSVANFVLVHFPDEPGKRAADADAYLLGRGVVLRRMENYHLPHALRLTVGSEEANRATVAALGDFLDGRP; this comes from the coding sequence ATGTCTGTGCAGGATGGAGGTCCGCGTCCGCAAGCGGGGATCCTCGATATAGCGGCCTATGTACCGGGCAAAAGCAAGGCGACTGGTGGAAGCAAGACCTACAAGCTTTCCTCGAACGAGACGCCGCTTGGCCCCAGCCCAAAGGCGATTGAGACTTATCGCGCCTGTGCCGACGAGCTGCATCTTTATCCAGATGGCGCTGCCTCTGGGTTGCGTCATGCGATCGCCACCCATTACGGGCTCAACCCCGATCACATTGTTTGCGGGGCGGGCTCGGACGAGGTGCTCAATCTCATCGCTCAAGCCTATCTGGGTCCGGGTGATGAAGGCATTTTCAGCCGCCACGGTTTTCTCGTCTACGAGATCGCCATTCGCGGGGCTGGTGCAATCCCGGTCGTGGCGCCGGAAACGGATCTGACGACGGATGTTGACCACATCTTGGAGCGCGTCACCCCGCGCACAAAGGCGGTCTTCGTCGCAAATCCGAACAATCCAACAGGAACCTACCTGCCCTTCGAGGAGATAAAGCGGCTGCATGCGGGCTTGCCCTCCAACTGCCTGCTCGTCATCGATGCCGCCTATTCCGAATATGTCAGGCAGAACGACTATTCCTCGGGGCTCGAGCTCGTCGCAACATCTCCCAATGTGGTGATGACGCGGACCTTCTCGAAAGTTTACGGCTTGGCTGCGTTGCGCCTGGGCTGGGCCTATTGTCCCCCGGCCATCGCTGGTGTCCTCAATCGGATTCGTGGTCCTTTCAATGTGAGCACACCTGCCCAGGCGGCCGGCATTGCCGCGCTCGAGGATAAGGCACATATCGAGAAAGCGGTCGCCCATAACGATCAATGGCGACCCTGGTTGACCGAGGCGCTGACCGCCTTGGGCCTCAAGGTGACACCAAGCGTGGCCAATTTCGTCCTCGTGCATTTCCCGGACGAGCCTGGCAAGCGAGCGGCTGATGCGGATGCGTATTTGCTCGGACGCGGTGTCGTGCTGCGTCGTATGGAGAACTATCACCTGCCCCACGCGCTCCGGTTGACTGTCGGCAGTGAAGAGGCAAATCGCGCCACCGTGGCGGCGCTGGGGGACTTTCTGGACGGCAGACCGTGA
- a CDS encoding TonB-dependent receptor — translation MRGRLWLCLFSISFLPLTAWAQEQTEPAEDAGTLLDQVVVTAGRDRSSIASVAQSVQVLDRPEIEEAMKISTSATDLIARLVPGFSPSNQTISGASETFRGRSVLIMVDGVPRNTPLRDVSRILSMIDLDTVERIEVVNGASSLYGAGATGGTINFITRRGDSETPRGTVRAGVTAYTARVGRSAAPEGSVTLEGRKENFDYFLAGSGNLTRRTYDGHGNEMASDAMLGQGGGDRTGNGNLFGVVGYGTDGRRFETSVDWTYARQTPDWFTNYLADPVSPDFSDPYTGEPLEEDSKYLTAKYTDSNFALGHLEVKGFYNKIFKQSPFTKLSPVNSMVYYSGNPLNPTADFNQSALEADRAGLNLTINSPISFIRDGATLTWGLDYVYDETAQKLTNGYNAIAPMSQNSLAAFAQAEVPVPERFRVQGGVRFDQFFLSVDSFRRPDAAVYPATSLANLYPAVDVHGGSFDYNAFTFNAGAVFDLTTALQLFANFSQGYSLTDIGAFTRRAGVNSLAEICDAYGSLAAAFGCSGTPDFQISYADIAPKPQLVNSYEAGLRGDWGRFSGSISAFLSTSKNGVSYDIAANRVTQQKERIWGVEALAEYDVNDMFTVGGLIGYHEGKYDEDGDGSIGGDEYLPNNRIPSTWKGLAYMTAFFGEGIRARGEVEYFSGRDRIEGEEIDDAALVNLKISKEIANGDLSIAVRNLFDSYYINPTATATRGAPVPGLGRTIFASYTASF, via the coding sequence ATGCGCGGGCGGCTCTGGCTTTGCCTATTTTCGATCTCCTTCCTTCCGCTGACGGCTTGGGCCCAGGAACAGACTGAACCAGCCGAAGACGCAGGAACTTTGCTGGATCAGGTCGTCGTCACCGCCGGCCGAGACCGAAGCTCGATCGCCAGCGTCGCCCAGTCCGTGCAGGTTCTCGACCGGCCCGAGATTGAAGAGGCGATGAAGATCTCGACCAGCGCCACAGATCTCATCGCGCGGCTCGTGCCCGGCTTCTCGCCCAGCAACCAGACCATCTCCGGTGCTTCGGAAACCTTCCGAGGCCGGAGCGTCCTGATCATGGTGGACGGCGTGCCGCGCAATACACCCTTGCGTGACGTTTCCCGCATCCTCTCCATGATCGATCTCGACACCGTCGAACGGATCGAGGTGGTCAATGGCGCATCAAGTCTCTATGGCGCTGGCGCCACGGGCGGTACGATCAATTTCATCACCCGGCGCGGCGATAGCGAGACGCCGAGAGGCACTGTGCGCGCCGGTGTGACCGCCTATACCGCGCGGGTCGGCCGTTCCGCAGCCCCCGAGGGAAGCGTCACCCTCGAAGGGCGCAAGGAAAATTTCGACTATTTCCTCGCCGGCTCAGGCAACCTGACCCGGCGCACCTATGACGGCCACGGCAACGAAATGGCCTCGGATGCGATGCTCGGCCAGGGTGGCGGTGATCGCACGGGCAACGGCAATCTCTTCGGCGTGGTGGGATATGGGACCGATGGCAGGCGGTTCGAGACCAGTGTCGACTGGACCTATGCCCGGCAGACGCCCGACTGGTTCACCAACTACTTGGCAGACCCGGTCTCGCCCGATTTCTCCGATCCCTATACGGGCGAGCCACTGGAGGAAGATTCGAAATATCTTACCGCCAAATATACCGACAGCAACTTTGCGTTGGGACATTTGGAAGTGAAGGGCTTTTACAACAAGATCTTCAAGCAATCGCCTTTCACCAAGCTCTCGCCGGTAAACTCGATGGTCTATTATTCGGGTAACCCGCTTAACCCGACGGCCGATTTCAACCAGTCCGCACTCGAGGCGGATCGGGCCGGGCTTAATCTCACGATCAATTCCCCCATCAGCTTCATTCGCGATGGCGCGACGCTCACCTGGGGTCTCGACTACGTCTATGACGAGACGGCGCAGAAGCTGACCAATGGTTATAACGCCATCGCGCCCATGAGCCAGAATTCACTGGCAGCCTTCGCGCAGGCAGAGGTTCCCGTGCCCGAACGCTTCCGCGTGCAGGGCGGCGTGCGCTTTGACCAGTTCTTCCTGTCCGTCGACAGTTTCCGGCGGCCTGATGCGGCCGTTTACCCCGCGACGTCGCTTGCCAATCTTTATCCCGCGGTCGATGTGCATGGCGGCTCGTTCGACTACAACGCCTTCACCTTCAATGCCGGCGCGGTTTTCGATCTTACGACCGCCCTCCAGCTGTTCGCGAACTTCTCGCAAGGCTACAGCCTCACCGATATCGGTGCCTTCACCCGTCGCGCCGGTGTCAATTCGCTGGCCGAAATTTGCGACGCCTACGGCTCGCTGGCCGCCGCCTTTGGCTGCTCGGGAACGCCGGACTTCCAGATCAGCTATGCGGATATCGCGCCCAAGCCGCAGCTGGTGAACAGCTATGAGGCGGGCCTGCGCGGTGATTGGGGCCGCTTCAGCGGCAGCATCAGCGCCTTCCTGTCCACCTCCAAGAATGGGGTCAGCTACGACATCGCCGCCAATCGCGTCACCCAGCAGAAGGAGCGCATCTGGGGCGTTGAGGCGCTGGCCGAATATGACGTGAATGACATGTTCACCGTGGGCGGCCTCATTGGCTATCACGAGGGCAAATATGACGAGGATGGGGATGGGTCGATCGGCGGTGACGAATACCTCCCCAATAACCGTATCCCTTCGACATGGAAGGGGCTCGCCTATATGACGGCCTTCTTTGGCGAGGGAATCAGAGCGCGGGGTGAGGTTGAATATTTCTCGGGCCGCGATCGGATCGAGGGCGAGGAGATCGACGATGCCGCGCTGGTCAATCTCAAGATCTCGAAGGAAATCGCCAATGGCGACCTGAGCATCGCCGTCCGCAACCTCTTCGATAGCTATTACATCAACCCGACCGCGACCGCGACGCGCGGTGCGCCAGTTCCCGGCCTGGGACGGACCATTTTCGCTTCCTATACGGCATCGTTCTAA
- a CDS encoding cupin domain-containing protein → MTSPMTADEIIALLELKPHPEGGHFRETWRAPAAGGERPSGTAIYFLLKAGEISAWHRVDATEIWHYHAGAPLRLRIRDAGAEHQHLIGADLAAGEVPQAIVPPFAWQSARSLGDWTLVSCTVSPGFLFEGFELAPNGWSPSSGK, encoded by the coding sequence ATGACAAGCCCGATGACGGCGGACGAGATCATCGCGCTGCTCGAGTTGAAGCCGCATCCAGAGGGCGGGCATTTTCGCGAGACCTGGCGCGCACCTGCCGCCGGTGGCGAGCGGCCGAGCGGGACGGCCATCTATTTTCTGCTGAAGGCCGGGGAGATCAGCGCCTGGCATCGGGTCGATGCGACCGAGATCTGGCATTATCATGCCGGCGCGCCCTTGCGTCTGCGCATACGCGATGCGGGCGCCGAACACCAGCATCTTATCGGCGCGGATTTGGCAGCAGGCGAAGTTCCTCAAGCGATCGTGCCTCCCTTTGCCTGGCAATCCGCCCGATCGCTCGGGGACTGGACGCTGGTGAGCTGCACGGTTTCGCCGGGCTTCCTGTTTGAAGGCTTTGAACTCGCACCGAATGGATGGTCCCCGTCATCTGGAAAATAA
- a CDS encoding chorismate mutase, with translation MTTMLQDGQATVSTASDAQALEAVRREIDRIDEEILSLLTERFIAVEEVRRVKGLAASGLPPLRPSREAEVIRRLLALRRDPLPPEVLVSIWRELMGSATQRQQKMTVHIPAPTFGDLAFYDLVRGYFGAQTPIAGHLTTEAAIAAVMESRSDLAVVPARHKGWVEPLLRAADAPAVVARIPVIGAPAGIEAFLVGYVPTVPTGLDETLVAVTAREDAEPWANPGLLREFWRERVTESQGGSLWLGVLDGWLDEHQASAALKGETKSVIAVKVLGRYATPVR, from the coding sequence ATGACGACAATGCTTCAGGACGGGCAGGCGACGGTAAGCACCGCATCCGATGCACAGGCACTGGAAGCGGTTCGTCGCGAGATAGACCGGATTGACGAGGAGATCCTAAGCCTCTTGACCGAGCGCTTCATCGCGGTTGAGGAGGTCAGGCGGGTTAAGGGTCTTGCAGCATCTGGCTTGCCTCCCCTTCGGCCATCGCGCGAGGCCGAGGTGATCCGCCGGCTCTTGGCTCTGCGCAGAGATCCCTTGCCGCCGGAGGTGCTCGTCTCGATCTGGCGCGAGTTGATGGGAAGTGCAACCCAGCGCCAGCAGAAAATGACTGTGCATATCCCGGCGCCCACCTTTGGTGATCTGGCCTTTTATGACTTGGTGCGCGGCTATTTTGGCGCCCAGACCCCCATTGCCGGTCATCTGACGACGGAAGCGGCCATTGCTGCGGTGATGGAAAGCCGGAGCGATCTCGCCGTTGTTCCCGCGCGTCATAAGGGCTGGGTCGAACCGCTTCTCCGCGCAGCCGACGCCCCGGCGGTGGTCGCGCGCATTCCCGTGATCGGTGCTCCCGCCGGCATCGAAGCCTTCCTGGTGGGCTATGTTCCGACGGTTCCAACCGGACTTGACGAGACTTTGGTCGCCGTCACGGCGCGAGAGGACGCCGAGCCCTGGGCCAATCCTGGCCTCTTGCGCGAGTTCTGGCGGGAGAGGGTGACCGAAAGCCAGGGAGGCTCCCTTTGGCTTGGCGTTCTTGATGGATGGCTTGACGAGCATCAGGCGTCGGCTGCACTGAAAGGCGAGACGAAAAGCGTCATTGCCGTAAAGGTGCTGGGCCGTTATGCGACGCCCGTTCGCTGA
- a CDS encoding MFS transporter has translation MTHGTATPRSANLSRYQLFAVLAGLYLAQGIPTYLFAAAIPPILREQNVSRMAIGFFSILLLPLVLKFLWAPLVDRVRPFARAHRAGWVIITQCGIIAAILSLMAVAPGNVWAIFAIGFIASLLLSTQDIATDGYAAKHLEAADRPIGNAIQGGAIAFGVIIGGTLGLVLYHQAGWQIMLAAIALLSLVPLAAAFAMRESDPTPAASAARISRPSIKAFLKRPEARQILWIALLYRASEGLVKAMEGSYLVDAGIPLDVIGYLSGASAATAGLVGSALAAALVRRWGVRSGLGILGSLRTVCFLIFALHALGTLVGVWPLYGASALQTLIRYMEIVALYSLFMSVTSSEQPGTDFTILACGQLVVYLVGSMGSGALADMLGYGALFGLSAALSAGATLGTILMLRTNASRAPASAVAAAKGGSQP, from the coding sequence ATGACCCATGGGACAGCAACGCCCCGCTCAGCCAATCTCTCGCGCTACCAGCTCTTCGCCGTGCTTGCCGGTCTCTATCTCGCGCAGGGCATTCCGACCTATCTCTTCGCCGCTGCCATCCCGCCGATCCTGCGTGAGCAGAATGTATCGCGCATGGCGATCGGGTTCTTCTCGATCCTGCTGCTGCCGCTGGTTCTGAAGTTTCTGTGGGCGCCTCTCGTCGACCGCGTGCGGCCGTTCGCGCGCGCCCACCGCGCCGGATGGGTGATCATCACCCAATGCGGTATCATCGCCGCCATCCTCTCCCTTATGGCTGTTGCGCCGGGGAATGTGTGGGCGATCTTCGCGATCGGCTTTATCGCCTCCCTGCTCCTCTCAACCCAGGATATTGCCACTGACGGCTATGCCGCCAAGCATCTCGAGGCTGCGGACCGACCGATCGGCAATGCCATCCAGGGTGGCGCCATCGCTTTTGGCGTCATCATTGGCGGCACATTGGGGCTCGTCCTCTATCATCAGGCCGGCTGGCAGATCATGCTCGCCGCCATCGCTCTCCTGTCGCTCGTGCCGCTGGCTGCTGCCTTCGCCATGCGCGAGAGCGATCCCACACCGGCAGCCTCTGCAGCCCGGATCTCGCGCCCGTCGATCAAGGCTTTCCTGAAGCGGCCGGAGGCGCGGCAGATCCTATGGATCGCGCTTCTCTATCGTGCGAGTGAGGGCCTCGTGAAGGCGATGGAGGGCTCCTATCTCGTCGATGCCGGCATTCCGCTCGATGTGATCGGCTATCTCTCCGGCGCCTCCGCCGCAACGGCCGGGCTCGTTGGCTCCGCCTTGGCGGCCGCCCTCGTCAGGCGATGGGGCGTGAGGTCGGGGCTTGGCATCCTGGGTAGCCTCAGGACGGTGTGCTTCCTCATCTTTGCCCTGCATGCCCTGGGCACGCTCGTGGGGGTGTGGCCGCTCTATGGCGCATCGGCTTTGCAGACGCTCATCCGTTACATGGAGATCGTGGCGCTCTACAGCCTGTTCATGAGCGTCACCTCATCCGAGCAGCCTGGCACCGATTTCACCATTCTCGCCTGTGGCCAGCTGGTTGTTTATCTCGTGGGCTCGATGGGCTCGGGCGCGCTTGCCGACATGCTCGGCTATGGCGCTCTCTTCGGACTTTCCGCCGCGCTCTCGGCCGGGGCAACGCTCGGCACCATCCTCATGCTGCGCACGAATGCCAGCCGAGCACCTGCCAGCGCTGTTGCCGCAGCTAAAGGAGGATCGCAACCATGA
- a CDS encoding prephenate/arogenate dehydrogenase family protein — protein MTEPRFEKVALIGLGLIGSSLGHAMRRGGLAGEIIGYARSEATREKALEIGFVDRICATAAEAAEGADLVILCVPVGVFGQLAAEIGPSLKPGAILTDVGSVKGAVVRDVKPHVPEGVHFIPGHPIAGTEESGPQSGFAELFDRRWCILTPLPDTDDAALDRLEAFWRACGSDVERMTPEHHDLVLAITSHVPHLIAYNIVGTADDLGTVTQSEVIKFSAGGFRDFTRIAASDPVMWRDVFLNNREAVLEMLGRFSEDLSALQRAIRWGDGDSLFKLFTRTRAIRRSIIDAGQDAPLADFGRPHGKSQSS, from the coding sequence GTGACCGAACCGCGTTTCGAAAAGGTTGCTCTCATCGGCCTCGGGCTGATCGGCTCATCTCTGGGGCATGCCATGCGGCGGGGTGGGCTTGCCGGCGAGATCATCGGCTATGCGCGGTCTGAAGCAACGCGCGAGAAGGCCCTGGAGATCGGATTTGTCGATCGGATCTGTGCAACGGCTGCGGAAGCGGCAGAAGGTGCCGATCTCGTCATCTTGTGTGTGCCCGTTGGGGTCTTTGGTCAGCTCGCGGCGGAAATCGGGCCAAGCCTCAAGCCGGGCGCCATCCTGACCGATGTGGGTTCCGTGAAAGGAGCCGTGGTCAGAGATGTGAAGCCACATGTTCCGGAGGGGGTGCATTTCATTCCGGGCCACCCGATCGCTGGCACGGAAGAATCCGGACCTCAATCGGGCTTCGCGGAACTGTTTGACCGCAGGTGGTGCATCTTGACCCCGCTGCCCGACACCGATGACGCGGCGCTCGACCGCCTCGAGGCATTCTGGCGCGCCTGCGGCTCTGACGTTGAGCGGATGACGCCCGAGCACCACGACCTGGTTCTCGCAATCACCAGCCATGTGCCCCATCTCATCGCCTATAACATTGTGGGTACTGCCGATGATCTGGGGACGGTCACTCAGTCAGAGGTCATCAAATTCTCCGCCGGCGGCTTTCGTGATTTCACCCGCATTGCGGCATCGGACCCGGTGATGTGGCGCGATGTGTTTCTCAACAACCGGGAAGCCGTTCTCGAAATGCTGGGCCGCTTTTCGGAGGATCTCTCCGCGCTTCAACGCGCGATCCGCTGGGGCGATGGTGACAGCCTGTTCAAGCTGTTCACCCGGACGCGCGCCATCCGGCGGAGCATCATCGATGCCGGCCAGGACGCGCCGCTGGCAGATTTCGGCCGTCCGCACGGGAAATCGCAGTCATCATAA
- a CDS encoding class I SAM-dependent methyltransferase: MDVVDLKEFYASPLGAAARRLIAHRIRARLRGMSGCIVLGVGYATPYLDVWRDEADRVIAFMPARQGVAHWPVNGVSATALVDEAEMPLPDGCVDLALVVHGLELTEQLPETLREIWRVLSPGGRAVFIVPNRSGMWARTDRTPFGHGRPFSRTQLTDLLRDAMFSPSGWANALFVPPIARGFLVRSAAAWERLGLWLWPAFSGVIIVEAVKQVYAVRKPKRARRFVPKLKPVPVPAPAPVGSRRSGEIFHANRAGPASAIVIDRCLVGKGGETA, from the coding sequence ATGGATGTGGTGGATCTCAAAGAGTTCTATGCAAGCCCACTGGGGGCCGCGGCCAGGCGGTTGATTGCGCATCGCATCCGGGCGCGGCTTCGCGGCATGAGCGGCTGCATCGTTCTGGGGGTTGGTTACGCGACGCCCTATCTCGACGTCTGGCGCGATGAGGCGGACCGGGTGATTGCCTTCATGCCCGCACGGCAGGGGGTTGCCCATTGGCCGGTGAACGGGGTCAGCGCCACCGCCTTGGTGGATGAGGCGGAAATGCCGCTGCCCGATGGCTGCGTTGATCTTGCCTTGGTGGTGCACGGCCTTGAGCTCACCGAGCAACTGCCCGAGACGCTTCGTGAGATTTGGCGCGTCCTCAGTCCGGGTGGGCGCGCCGTTTTCATCGTGCCCAACCGAAGCGGCATGTGGGCGCGCACCGATCGGACCCCCTTTGGTCACGGTCGTCCCTTCTCGCGCACGCAGCTCACCGACCTCCTGCGGGATGCCATGTTCTCGCCCAGCGGTTGGGCCAATGCGCTCTTCGTGCCGCCCATTGCGCGCGGTTTCCTGGTGCGCTCGGCGGCGGCTTGGGAGCGGCTGGGCCTCTGGCTTTGGCCAGCGTTCTCCGGCGTGATCATCGTGGAGGCGGTCAAGCAGGTCTATGCTGTCCGCAAGCCGAAGCGCGCCCGCCGCTTTGTTCCGAAGCTCAAGCCCGTCCCTGTTCCCGCCCCCGCCCCCGTGGGTAGCCGGCGGTCGGGTGAGATCTTTCATGCGAATCGCGCTGGACCGGCTTCCGCCATCGTTATAGACCGGTGCTTGGTGGGGAAGGGTGGTGAGACGGCATGA
- a CDS encoding alpha/beta hydrolase family protein, which yields MLQRLDRLASCGHRLMMLLLLSFALVASLAGELSAQVVGIERRDTTRLEGEPFAMAIFYPAKGPLSVTAIGPYDVAATRGAQPLRGPFPLVMLSHGSSGSMLSHHDLATALAMNGFVVAAIEHSGDNYRDRSGLGKESTAYRRARQVSAAIDLLRDGGEFPVDRQRIGIVGYSAGTVTALMLAGAEPDFGALVAYCADRERDTALCQGGGLLQRDQRHRDEPKDARIKAALLLAPIGVVFSTAPLPVSIPTGIVAAGADRELPITSNVMPLAQRLSNLTLLEVIPLAGHNVFLTPCTARMLWSNPSLCKDPPMVDRQREHALLNGLAVSFFRYALGFGHPIGPVKQLNGQ from the coding sequence ATGTTGCAGCGCCTAGACCGTCTTGCCTCATGCGGTCACCGCCTGATGATGCTCTTGCTCCTATCGTTTGCTTTGGTTGCGTCACTCGCCGGCGAGCTCTCGGCGCAGGTTGTCGGCATCGAGCGCCGTGATACCACGCGGTTAGAAGGCGAGCCCTTCGCAATGGCCATCTTCTATCCTGCCAAAGGGCCTCTGAGCGTAACCGCGATCGGCCCCTACGACGTGGCCGCCACCCGGGGCGCACAACCGCTGCGCGGCCCCTTCCCTCTCGTGATGCTCTCGCATGGATCATCCGGCAGCATGCTGAGCCATCACGACCTCGCAACGGCTCTGGCAATGAACGGCTTCGTCGTCGCGGCCATTGAACATTCCGGAGACAATTACCGGGACAGGAGCGGCCTTGGAAAGGAAAGTACAGCTTACCGTCGTGCCCGTCAGGTCTCGGCAGCAATCGATCTGCTGCGCGACGGCGGCGAATTTCCGGTTGATCGCCAGCGAATTGGCATCGTCGGCTATTCGGCAGGCACGGTAACGGCATTGATGCTCGCCGGCGCCGAGCCGGATTTTGGCGCGCTGGTCGCCTATTGCGCCGATAGGGAGCGGGATACCGCACTCTGCCAGGGCGGCGGCCTGCTGCAGCGCGACCAACGCCATCGGGACGAACCAAAGGACGCGCGGATCAAGGCAGCCCTGCTGTTGGCGCCAATCGGCGTTGTTTTCTCAACAGCACCACTTCCGGTTTCCATTCCAACAGGCATCGTGGCCGCCGGTGCCGACCGCGAGCTACCAATCACCTCGAATGTCATGCCCTTGGCGCAAAGGCTTTCGAACCTCACGCTTCTCGAGGTCATTCCGCTCGCCGGACATAACGTGTTCCTCACCCCATGCACGGCTCGTATGCTTTGGAGCAACCCATCATTGTGCAAGGATCCGCCAATGGTGGATCGTCAGCGCGAGCACGCGTTGCTGAACGGCCTAGCGGTCTCGTTCTTTCGCTATGCGTTGGGATTTGGTCATCCGATTGGACCCGTGAAACAGTTGAATGGGCAGTGA